The sequence AACAATTGATTGTGTAATTGTGATAACCTATTGGTTTGATGCAGTACTTCTTGCATTTTTACTTCATAGTGTTCGGCAGTTCGTGGCTTTCTTAGAAGTACTTCTATAATTCCTTTTATTGCAGCCAAAGGGGTTTGCATCTCGTGAGAAGCATCTGATGTAAATTGTTTTTGCTGGTAAAAACTATTTTCTAACCTGTTCAAAAGTTGATTTATGGTAGTTGCTAATTGGTGTATTTCATCTTGATTTTCGGGTAATGGCAATCGGGAATTAATATTGGTATAATCAATTTGTGAAGCTGAATCAACCAATTGATGTATGGGTGCAATAGCTTTGGAAGCTACAAAAGACATAATAAAATATAAAATGGATAGAATAACACAATATGTTAAAATTAAAACTATCAATAAGTTATGTAAAACATTGTAGGATTCCTGCTGTGAAACGCCAATTGTTAATTGTCCTATTATTTTATGATTATTATTAAATACAGGAAATTGACCTTGTCTTATTTTTTGATTATTAATAGTTTCGTTATAAAAGACCGTTGATTTATTTTTTGGATTAAAAAGAAAGTGACTGTCTTGTAAATTGATAGATTTGAAAATAGTGTTCCCTTTCAAATCCACTATTTGTATAAATGTAGGGTTTACTTCGATTTGACTGTGTTCTGCCTCTTCCCATTCTGGCATTTTATTCATGATGATTTGGTCATCGTCCCAATCTAAATTAGCAAAAATTTCGTTTTTTTCTGTAATAATATCCTCATCTAAATGCTTGTAAGAAGTATAATAAACTACACCATAAATAACGACAAAAGCAATCGCGGTCAAGACAGCAATTGCGATCAAATTATAAGTCGCTATTCTTTTTTTGAAACTTAACCTCATTCGTTGTCATTAATTCTATATCCAACCCCTCTAATAGTTTGAATGATAGATTCTTTACCATCAGTATCTAATTTTTTTCGTAATCCATTGATGAAAACATCGATAACT is a genomic window of Chryseobacterium nakagawai containing:
- a CDS encoding sensor histidine kinase, which codes for MRLSFKKRIATYNLIAIAVLTAIAFVVIYGVVYYTSYKHLDEDIITEKNEIFANLDWDDDQIIMNKMPEWEEAEHSQIEVNPTFIQIVDLKGNTIFKSINLQDSHFLFNPKNKSTVFYNETINNQKIRQGQFPVFNNNHKIIGQLTIGVSQQESYNVLHNLLIVLILTYCVILSILYFIMSFVASKAIAPIHQLVDSASQIDYTNINSRLPLPENQDEIHQLATTINQLLNRLENSFYQQKQFTSDASHEMQTPLAAIKGIIEVLLRKPRTAEHYEVKMQEVLHQTNRLSQLHNQLLQLARLESSVLIANKEPVILHTAIGKSIENNESLLTKNSIHIHNNLPQEAIVSADILLLEMILDNLISNAVKYNKTDGNIYISYNSSDQILCVEDDGIGIEADKLPLLFNRFYRVDDSRNSQIPGNGIGLSIVKRLCEVQNIILTVNSVKDQGTSFCLQFIS